In the genome of Drosophila yakuba strain Tai18E2 chromosome 3R, Prin_Dyak_Tai18E2_2.1, whole genome shotgun sequence, one region contains:
- the LOC6538460 gene encoding lactosylceramide 4-alpha-galactosyltransferase — MKVSRTLIVVGSLLLVLSIVLTFKWIEYNRAYHKAHTEPKNSTTKAIPLEKKTIERQVKNKKQVQNPLPKKAAKSVANQPKFKRKFTRKIPVIPLLDVLRARKQPSRGRSIFFHETTNFRRLEKSALVQLTARSACAIESAALHNPGLTVFVLFAGATHRPLSGDPLIKALHKYNNIRLRHLNLWRYAAGTPITKWLNSGKLFKSKFLFPHVSDLLRYVTLYKYGGLYLDLDVVVQQNLEKMPPNFTGAESNKSLACGVMKMSSAGLGHKIATMCLRDLEANYKGDKWGTNGPGVITRVAKKQCKTENVKAMINNSKGCNGFRVYDPNAFYAIPWLQWKDFFLPNRLNVTMRRVSKSPVVHVWNKFSKGWKLKTKDSCAYISLAKTHCPRSFAAAGPFF; from the coding sequence ATGAAAGTGTCACGAACTCTAATCGTTGTAGGTTCTTTGCTCCTGGTTCTCAGCATCGTTTTGACCTTCAAATGGATAGAATACAATCGTGCTTACCACAAAGCACACACAGAACCAAAGAATTCAACGACGAAAGCAATTCCACTTGAGAAAAAAACCATCGAAAGACAAGTTAAGAATAAGAAGCAAGTGCAGAATCCCTTACCCAAAAAAGCCGCCAAGTCGGTGGCCAACCAACCCAAGTTCAAAAGGAAATTTACCAGGAAAATTCCAGTCATTCCCCTGCTCGATGTGCTCAGGGCCAGAAAGCAGCCAAGTCGTGGACGGAGTATATTCTTCCATGAAACCACGAACTTCAGGCGGTTGGAAAAGAGCGCACTGGTCCAATTGACGGCCCGGTCTGCCTGTGCCATTGAATCGGCCGCCCTTCACAATCCAGGCCTCACTGTATTTGTGCTTTTCGCCGGCGCCACTCATCGTCCATTAAGTGGAGATCCGCTGATCAAGGCTTTGCATAAGTACAACAATATACGACTGAGGCACCTTAACTTGTGGCGCTATGCAGCTGGAACGCCCATCACAAAATGGCTAAACAGTGGCAAGCTATTTAAATCGAAATTTCTCTTTCCACATGTCTCGGATCTGCTGCGCTATGTTACCCTGTACAAATACGGCGGTCTTTACCTGGATCTCGATGTTGTGGTTCAGCAGAATCTGGAGAAGATGCCACCGAACTTCACGGGTGCCGAGAGCAACAAATCTCTGGCCTGTGGCGTCATGAAAATGTCCTCCGCCGGTCTGGGCCATAAGATAGCCACCATGTGTCTGCGGGATCTGGAGGCCAACTATAAAGGCGATAAATGGGGCACCAATGGACCCGGGGTCATAACCCGCGTGGCCAAGAAGCAATGCAAAACCGAGAATGTCAAGGCAATGATTAACAATTCGAAAGGCTGCAATGGCTTCAGGGTCTACGATCCAAATGCATTCTATGCCATACCCTGGCTGCAGTGGAAGGACTTCTTTCTGCCCAACAGACTCAACGTGACCATGAGAAGAGTATCCAAGTCGCCGGTGGTTCATGTTTGGAACAAATTCTCGAAGGGATGGAAACTGAAAACGAAGGACAGCTGTGCCTACATCAGCCTGGCCAAAACTCACTGTCCCAGGTCATTTGCAGCAGCGGGGCCATTTTTTTGA
- the LOC26535571 gene encoding accessory gland-specific peptide 57Db, which yields MKIIAGIILLFAATALAQSGDPNTNENKNVIHINNPNAAN from the coding sequence ATGAAGATCATCGCTGGAATTATTCTGCTGTTCGCCGCTACGGCTTTGGCCCAATCAGGGGATCCTAACACCAACGAAAACAAGAATGTGATTCACATCAACAATCCCAACGCTGCAAATTAG
- the LOC120321788 gene encoding uncharacterized protein LOC120321788 produces MKFLTGCILLFIASALAQDDGNNVNHNIINIDKF; encoded by the coding sequence ATGAAGTTCCTTACGGGTTGCATTTTGCTGTTTATTGCCTCTGCTTTGGCCCAAGATGATGGTAATAATGTCAATCATAATATAATCAATATTGACAAATTCTAA